The following proteins are encoded in a genomic region of Nicotiana sylvestris chromosome 4, ASM39365v2, whole genome shotgun sequence:
- the LOC138889449 gene encoding uncharacterized protein → MGGMRPPNNMTPYPRPQGYNNQQQGYLPPQQQHGGRQEDGFTRLEAMMQQGTLPADTQIDPKDQGPKQLMAVSLRNGRDLDVEQERARDNIQAETLVQVPIELDDSTRLTDVTIQPAQEEKNTQQETEKVAEAVEEPVAEIVAKKEKSQVIGKKRPPAPFPQRLAKHQKEEQYKKFFEMLKQIQVNIPLIEALKEMPGYTKMMKDLMSWKFDFQDLDTVTLTQTCSAVETRPVAKKLFDPGSFTIPCTIENFAFAKTLCDLGASINLMPLVIYKRLGIGRARPTSMLLQLADRIVKRPFGILDDVLIQVGKFVFPADFVILDCKVDEEIPIILGRPFLATGRALIDCETGELKMRLNDEEIIFNVQKSMRRPREFANYSLIDDVDVIVHSDDEVLMVEDPLAACLTNLEEVNGEDLAEWVLALGGLTTSTGIEGMQNCHWVDHGRHQGDQPRLLHA, encoded by the exons atgggaggtatgagacctcccAATAATATGACACCTTATCCAAGACCACAGGGGTACAACAATCAGCAGCAAGGGTATCTCCCACCTCAGCAAcagcatggtggaaggcaagaagatgggttcacaagacttgaagcaatgatgcagcag GGGACATTACCTGCAGACACCCAGATTGATCCAAAAGATCAGGGCCCAAAGCAGCTGATGGCGGTGAGTCTCCGTAATGGCAGGGATCTTGATGTAGAGCAGGAGAGAGCTCGTGACAATATACAGGCTGAGACACTCGTTCAGGTacccattgagctagatgattcCACAAGGCTGACAGATGTGACAATCCAGCCTGCTCAGGAAGAAAAGAATACTCAACAGGAGACCGAGAAAGTTGCTGAAGCAGTTGAAGAGCCGGTAGCAGAGATAGTAGCTAAGAAAGAAAAGTCCCAAGTGATTGGGAAGAAAAGACCTCCTGCTCCATTTCCACAGAGGTTGGCCAAGCATCAAAAGGAGGAGCAGTACAAAAAGTTCTTTGAGATGCTCAAACAAATTCAGGttaatattccattgattgaagCTTTAAAGGAGATGCCTGGATACACAAAAATGATGAAAGATTTAATGTCCTGGAAATTTGACTTCCAAGACTTGGACACGGTAACACTTACTCAGACGTGCAGTGCAGTGGAAACTAGACCTGTTGCTAAAAAGCTCtttgatccagggagttttactattccatgcactattgAAAACTTTGCTTTTGCGAAAACACTCTGTGATTTAGGGGCCAGCATTAATCTTATGCCCTTGGTCATTTACAAAAGGTTGGGCATTgggagagctagacccacctctatgttgttgcagctggctgacaggatTGTGAAGCGTCCATTTGGGATCCTTGATGATGTACTTATTCAGGTGGGGAAAttcgtgttccctgcagattttgtgatattggattgcaaagtggatgaagaaattcctatcatcttaggaagaccattcttggccacagGGAGAGCTCTTATTGATTGTGAGACCGGGGAACTTAAGATGAGGCTCAATGACGAAGAGATtatattcaatgtgcagaaatctatgaggcgaccaagagAGTTCGCCAATTACTCTCTTATTGATGACGTGGATGTAATCGTACATTCTGATGATGAAGTGTTGATGGTTGAGGATCCCCTCGCTGCATGTTTGACGAATTTGGAGGAAGTGAATGGTGAGGACTTGGCGGAATGGGTGTTGGCACTGGGAG